The window AGCGTAAAATGGTCACCAATATTTACGTAAAAGAGTCACCGAGGCCGGTAAAATATATACGTTAAATAGTCACCTATACATTTATGTGTTAAAGTACGTAAAATAGTAATCAAAGCCTGCTTGATACTATGAACTGTCCAGCTGGACATGTTATGTTTGACGAAAGCGTGCACGTACCAAATTCATTGGTGACTTATCTCTCATGTATGCAAATTCCGTCGACTCACCACTCATAATTGCCGTGCTATAAATATCTGAATACGGAATTTTCTTATCGTAACAGTATCAATTGATTCTGCATCTACCGATCCATACATTTTAATGCCAGTGATGTTAAAGAGGAACAACCAGCACGACCACTACTGACCATCATCCCATCAGTGCACTTGGAAGACGGTGACTAATGGCCCTTGGCTCATCTTTGATGGCTTTTCATAGCTCCTTAGTACCAATAATGTCATTCATAGACTTATGATTCTATTTGGCTGACCGCCACTGGATTATTATGTCTAGGGGATATGGAGAGAGTAATGTAGCAGCCGACTACCAACCGAGCGCGTTGTCCTTTTAAGGAATGTTCAAGCCGGTATAGAAGTGGTCATAGTCCCCTAGAGGTATAGTCCAGAGACTATAAGTCCTAGGGACCATAGTCCGGGGGTCATCGTGCACTAGGGACCATAGTCCGCTAGGGATTATAGTCCGTTACttatactattattattatagtaATCTACTTATAGGAAGGTTAGGGATAGAAGTCGGGTTAAGACTACTATCCCTAGGGACAGCTAGGGGTCCGAAGGACCCCTGTCCCTAGGGATCATGGTCCTCCGGACCATGACTCCAGGCGGACTATATCATCTGTCACACCAGCAATTGAACACGGCCCCCTATAGTTTAGCATAAAGATGCACCTTTTGACACTGCCGGATTCGTTTTTGAGGGCGGTCTATATTCGAAATGAAACTGGTTTTCTTCCCTGAAACTaagtttgaaagaagaaaacctggttttcttccataaaactaggttttcttagtTATTGGACGTATGGCTTGCCATAGAGGCTTTGCTGTGTGATCTGTCATAACAAGTTTGATACACACCGTCGATAAATcggcatgtaggcctatttcagGGGTgcagctagctttttggtctggagggggggggggcaaaagagCAAAAAATCATTGGTCAAAAACACGTGTTTCGGTGACtttttatatttatatttcaacatcatcatcactctcatcaaCATCATAGCGGCTTCTTGAGCCTCAAGATCTTGATAATCATCCAGGTCTACCTGGGATACTGCATCATTCCGTCTTAACTTCAGACTTCTACTCGTGGCTGATTAGACCCATATCGTATTCAGCGAGTCCATCcgaggccgccattttgtgaGCCGCTACTCCCCGATTCGTGGAGTACAGATCACAGGCGagtgaagataccagaatcatAGCAATCCATCAGCCCCGGAAGTAGCTGATTCACACACCCTAAAAAACTCTACAGATGTTACTCTCTTTGTCTCCAGACTTATTGTGTGTTTTTGCAGTGTTGTCTATCTTCGCGACATTAATATGTTTTTACAGATATGGCCATCCGCTAGAACCATATTTGTTACCTAGTGGAATAATGGAAATGTGTTGAGAGAATATCCATCGAGGCGAACTGCCAacatatacacatgtacatgcagttatACTGACATTTACACTGGCGTGAAAACAAACCCAGTCGCTTTCTAATCACGCACGAAGACGACCCTGGAATACCACGCCATCACTTGGGGAAATCTACAGTAATAGGAAATGTTCCGGTTTTAAATGCGACATGATTAAATCAAACTTCAGTGTTTGATTGCTTTTATGATTATGTCAAAGGGTCAAACCACCCCCAATGAAACTGGATTTAGTTTTGCCGTTTAAAATCGCACCCTTTTGAAAGCTCATGCGATTCAACTCAGCTGATCTCTCTGTGCAAATAAGTAACAAAACTTTAAATGGTGTACAGTACACAATATATATCGTTTTATTTCGCGAACGACCGATATCGACAAAGGAAAAATTTAATGTGACATAACCTAAGTGATTCACTACTTGATGCCACTCTAGACGAAGCCAGTACGTGACTTTCCTTGACCAGTCGCCACTCGACCATTATGCTATAGCGCGTCCAATGTATACATCATCCGAGTCGCAGCTAAATATGATTTTACACAGAATGACATTGGATGTACTAAATGTATGAACCTGTGGCTGTTTCAAACGTCTTTCGTTGTGAAAATTATTTGGTTAGCTTGCAGTAACAAACTATCATGGTCACAAAGATACCGTGAAAGAGAAATATAGTTTTCTTGAAAACCTGTAACGTTAAGTCATTAATCCGAAGCGTGATTGTCAACACCTTAATCAATGACCAGATAATGATTTCACTGCGACTTCACTAGAGCGTCAGTGGGAACTGTCGTACTTCCGTACATACTGAAATATGCTGCAGCCTCTAATGATATCGAGGATGATTTGCAACGACGTCTGATAATTATCATGGTGTCTCCGTACGCGGATATGGACAATTAGGTTAGCCTTACTTGACTTTGTAAGGCAAATCAAAGGGGCAGACTTGGCTCACGACATGAGGTATGAATGAAAAGCATTCGCACCTGTCGAGTTTGTGGTTCTAAAAGTCACCCTCAGGCAGCAAACCAACCGGCCGCTACGGAAGCTACCATATGCAACAATGTCTCAAACCTTCGAGCTTCCAGTCACGAGGTGAGATTACGAGGTGGATCCTCAAATACCAGGCCATCGTAATTGTACTTGTAAGAGTAAAATCTGGCTTGAGTAAGAGATGTAAAACCAGTAAGTAACCATCTCTTAAGTGCACAAGAATACCTCTGAGCATCTTGAGCTCGATCAGCGGCCGACATTTCTCTTCACAGACAAGGAGACAAACAGCGGATTGTCCGGTGATCGATTACAAGTTGTAAGTGGGCTATATATTCAGTGGGTATATTTTTAAAAGTTGGATATATTTGTACAGGAAGTAGTAGAATACTTGCTTTGATGATAATTAGAGGGCGATAAGTCATGATGATGTGTTATATGGAGCAGAATTCCTCGACTCGTTTATCTTATAATATTGACTGAAGTACCCATCGGATTTTGATTTGCAGAATTGTAGGTATTTCCTTCGTATTGATAATGACCGTTTACACCAACAAACCCATTCTGGAATCTAAATTTTCTTGACGCGATTATCTATTCGTCCTGACAGGTTTCAAATTAATGTGATAATAAATAATAGAGTTTCGTGCGTTTCTATTGACTACCAGATATaaatacatgaaaaaacacGCACATACCTTGACTATTACCACCACTACAACTACCTAAACAACTACTCAGGTTGATGATGGTGCATATTAAAAGTATACCTTCCATTTAAGGGAGATTATCACCAAATTGCAAATTACCATCAGCATTATACATATCTAAACAGTTATGTCCACTATTTAAGCATGGCTGAAACACATTTGTTTTATAATTGATCCAACTCGAATTGTCTCCCGTTATCCTCCAATGATGCGCATGTTGGAATATCTCCAGTCCGTAGCGATTCCGCAACCACAGTCCCGGATTTCTCGGACCATTGACAAACCGTCTATCAAATAAAAGCTTAGTTGGATTACCGGTAATTATTCTACGCACACTAAATAATTCAACTGTCCATCCCTTGTAAAAGATGTGAATAGTGTCCTTGACGTTGTGAACTAATCTAAAACCCATCTTTGCAAATTTCGTTTTCATTTTATATAACGCTGAAAAGTTAGCTGAGCGAAACTGGATGTCTGCGTCAATGTCCCAAGGTAGTGGTTTCCCAAATTTCACGGCTCCCAGAGCAGTCCCAGAATCTAACACGCAGAGAATCTGACTCTCCTCGCATAGTCTCATCACTGTATTAACAGCGTAGGCAAGAGATTGCAAGTCACATGGAGATCGGGCATTTCTATCGTAACCTTTGAATACCTGCTTGCTACAATCTCGCTTTTTTATGCGGCCTCCTGAAGTTAAGAGTTTCACCAAATCCCACTTCTCCATAAACACTTGCCAATCTTTGTTTCGTGTATGTGGTGTATCCAGGCGCTGCGCGTGAAACAAGCTATCGGGGCAAACAACAGTTTCTCCATTTTGAAGAACGATTCTCAGAAACCAGTCCTCATAAAGGCCATTTGTTTCTATCAAGCTGGCATTGAATGGGTGTTCTTTCAGATACTTCGTGGATGTCACAAATGGGCCGTGGATATAATCGCAAAAGGTACACCCGTGCAGCGACTCATCATAGCCTTCGAAGTATTTCAGTGAGTAGTTTCTGTAGACGGACTGGAAACAGCCTTTCTTCCAGTGCCCGCTAGGGTACCGGATAGCGCCGCCAGCTACGATAACATCCAGACTCTCTATTTCTCTGATCAAGCGCTCCAGTCTAGCATCGTGGTCTAAACGTGCAGCATCACGTGCTACGAGCACATACTTAGTTTTCACATGCTTCAACATGTAGTTGAACACCGTCCCGTCACTTGAGCAATTGGTATTGAATGAAACTAAATTATGAAGCCCCAATGCCTTTATATTAGGATGTTGCGAGTGGTGAGCTGATATGAATACAGGTATTTTGGAATCTGCCAACTCATACACAGACTTGGCAAATAATTCAATCTCCTTAACGACGTTGCCAGGGCTGCTGTCGCAAAACTGTTTCACAACGGTTGCTAATTTCCATATCGGTAAACCGTGATTGCATGGTTCTGTTTCAAAGCCTTTGTCAAATAACGGATAGTCATAAGGAGTTCCTCTAAATGTTTCTGGACAAACACTTTTTGGTTTATGTGTAATTCTCTTATATACTTCATTCGGGTCAATATTCATATCCTTATAGAGCGAGTTCATTGCCTTTATCGCATTCCCTAAATAAGCGGCTGTCTTCAATCCACGCACGTGCTTTCTTGCACCATGCATGAGTTTCCCCATAAATTTCAGTCTTTCCGCTAACGCACGTGAAGGGTCCGGCAGGTTTTCTCTTgcctgtaaaaaaagagaaacaCCGTGATTGCATTTTAAGTGAAGTATAAATTGGTCATGTCCTCCTCAGACGGTGTCAGTTTTGCTTTGTATACAAGATTAGAGGTAGATCACCAGTAACATTTAAGACATAATATTAACGAAAACAACATTCTATAATTTACGTAACCATGCAATCTTAATTCATATCAATCTTTCTTTTTTAATAGCATCCgagaaaaatatcattttcaagaGTTGCCAGTGCAATTGATGGCAAGACTAGTCATAACAAAATGATATCTCCTTATTTTCATATTGTCTGCAATAGCTGATGAATGAGCAACACTTAAATGTATTGTAAAACAACGCAACATCATTCAAACCTATTTTCTATTTTTGCAATTAGTCAAAACGATGGGCgctaaatgaaataaaagctttAAAATAAGTGCGACTGTTTGCGGGGAATAATATTTAGTATGGGTTCTGATAGAATAATTCAGGCAGAATCAATCCGATAGGTTCAAAGGCTAATGAATAGATTTTAATtaatcacaaaaaaaacaacctATTATCAGAATGAAAATGGAACTACACTCTTGCTAAATTATGGGGTTTGAGCagagaaaaatgaaaaacaccaaaaaaggtttttgagccAGTGAGCCATTTCCCTGAAGAACCTCTAtccggggtgcatatttgtattGGCTAAATCCCTGGCAGGTTTAtcgaaagctcaaaaacctttgtttTGAACCGAGTGGAAGTGCAAGACTTTCcgaacaatacatgtacatgtacatgtagctgcatTCGATTCTtcttattgaaagactctgattgtaTGAATGTGCTGATACTTGCCACAGTTACATGTATACACGAACATTCTAGTACAGtttccaactgtcctcgtgtagaaagGCCTAATTTTTATGGTTACACGATTCTGATCAATATAGGgaagaataaaacaaaacatgggattcatcacaCTCCATCGATTGGTTTTAACCCATTTACTCCAGCTCCCGATTCAAATGAACGACCGGTCAGTTTAACCCTATcaccatttcccggttcaaatgCTAGCTCCCTATTGATCGACCAGCCAATGAATCGGGAAACGAATAAGGAGCTAGCATTTGAACCAGGAAATGGTGGTACAAAGGGTAAAACTGACTTGTAGTTGAATCGGGTGCTAGCATTCGAATCGGGAAATTGAGATAGAAAGGGTTAAACgaattgaaaaacaaataagGAGCTAGCATTTccaaccgggaaatggagttacaAAGGGTTCAACTGACAGATGTGTCTAAAAAGGCCTGTTGCGCCATTTCCACAATTTCCACACACGCCTACCTGTATGTATGAACTGTTCCTTGCGCTAGTGTAGGTATGGAAGCTCAGGTAATCAACAATCACCACGGTCATGACGATCAGAACAATCAGCAAGAGAAGGTACA is drawn from Lineus longissimus chromosome 1, tnLinLong1.2, whole genome shotgun sequence and contains these coding sequences:
- the LOC135486893 gene encoding ribitol 5-phosphate transferase FKRP-like — encoded protein: MGKLMHGARKHVRGLKTAAYLGNAIKAMNSLYKDMNIDPNEVYKRITHKPKSVCPETFRGTPYDYPLFDKGFETEPCNHGLPIWKLATVVKQFCDSSPGNVVKEIELFAKSVYELADSKIPVFISAHHSQHPNIKALGLHNLVSFNTNCSSDGTVFNYMLKHVKTKYVLVARDAARLDHDARLERLIREIESLDVIVAGGAIRYPSGHWKKGCFQSVYRNYSLKYFEGYDESLHGCTFCDYIHGPFVTSTKYLKEHPFNASLIETNGLYEDWFLRIVLQNGETVVCPDSLFHAQRLDTPHTRNKDWQVFMEKWDLVKLLTSGGRIKKRDCSKQVFKGYDRNARSPCDLQSLAYAVNTVMRLCEESQILCVLDSGTALGAVKFGKPLPWDIDADIQFRSANFSALYKMKTKFAKMGFRLVHNVKDTIHIFYKGWTVELFSVRRIITGNPTKLLFDRRFVNGPRNPGLWLRNRYGLEIFQHAHHWRITGDNSSWINYKTNVFQPCLNSGHNCLDMYNADGNLQFGDNLP